In the Microcaecilia unicolor chromosome 10, aMicUni1.1, whole genome shotgun sequence genome, one interval contains:
- the LOC115478356 gene encoding putative nuclease HARBI1 has protein sequence MDKGWETLQRLFNKRSSFPRSVEELKKRARALCKDHPEWLQEVKANLDNSPELSSSEDEEQEEEEEQEDDILDFCPDMVYDHVTDRQGQDQRGPDVEQLPPLFPRRLPRPRVFRTQLVLDQISDRKIIDDYRLSRTAIYELYQEIREDIDPTTARSHAVPGIVKLLTVLQFLATGTFQHVLGGNSGVDQSTVSRHLTQVLRALKKCARKHIAFPMGVEEHRKIKTGFFKIAGMPNVLGAIDCTHVAFTPPADQEMQYRNRKMGYSLNVQAVCDASLKILDVVTRYPGSCHDSYILSNSALGRKFAEGRIAQGWLLGDAGYGSKTWLLTPIPIPRSDAEKRYNESHISTRCTIERTFGVLKSRFRCLHISGGSLQYSPEKVADIVLVCCMLHNIALRHNLDIDIDIVVPPELDITPLATGSDVSRGNAVRRQVIREWFSQPREAL, from the exons ATGGACAAGGGCTGGGAGACTCTGCAACGCCTCTTTAATAAGCGTTCCTCCTTTCCCAGATCT GTTGAGGAGCTAAAAAAACGTGCGCGGGCGTTGTGCAAGGACCACCCCGAATGGCTACAAGAGGTGAAGGCAAACCTTGACAACAGCCCAG AATTGTCATCTTCTGAGgacgaggagcaggaggaggaggaggagcaggaggatgaCATC TTGGACTTTTGCCCTGACATGGTTTATGATCACGTCACTGACAGGCAGGGACAGGATCAAAGGGGACCCGATGTTGAACAGCTTCCCCCACTGTTCCCTCGCCGGCTCCCAAGGCCACGTGTGTTTCGAACACAGCTGGTGCTAGATCAGATATCGGACAGGAAAATCATTGATGACTACCGCCTATCAAGAACAGCCATTTATGAGCTATATCAGGAAATTAGAGAGGATATTGATCCTACCACTGCAAGATCTCACGCAGTACCTGGCATAGTCAAGCTGCTGACTGTTCTGCAGTTTCTTGCAACAGGGACATTCCAGCATGTATTAGGGGGGAACAGTGGCGTTGACCAGTCCACTGTTTCGCGACATCTTACACAG GTTCTGCGCGCACTTAAAAAGTGCGCCCGTAAGCACATTGCTTTCCCAATGGGGGTAGAGGAGCATAGGAAGATCAAGACCGGATTTTTCAAGATCGCTGGTATGCCTAACGTCCTGGGAgctattgactgcacacatgttgccttCACCCCCCCGGCCGATCAAGAGATGCAATACCGCAACCGCAAGATGGGATACTCGTTGAATGTGCAGGCGGTGTGCGATGCTAGCCTTAAGATCCTGGATGTTGTCACACGTTATCCTGGCAGCTGTCATGACTCCTACATTTTGTCGAACAGTGCGCTGGGGAGGAAGTTTGCCGAGGGGCGGATTGCCCAAGGATGGCTTCTTG GGGATGCAGGTTATGGATCCAAAACATGGCTACTGACACCTATACCGATCCCCCGTTCTGATGCTGAGAAGCGGTACAACGAGTCACACATCTCGACAAGATGTACGATCGAGCGTACTTTTGGAGTACTGAAGAGCAGGTTTCGCTGTCTGCACATTTCCGGTGGATCCCTTCAATATTCCCCAGAGAAGGTTGCTGATATAGTGCTTGTATGCTGTATGCTTCATAACATAGCGCTGAGGCATAACCTTGACATTGACATCGACATTGTAGTCCCTCCTGAACTTGACATAACCCCCTTGGCCACCGGATCTGACGTAAGCAGGGGCAATGCTGTGCGCAGGCAGGTGATCAGGGAATGGTTTTCGCAACCCCGCGAGGCACTGTAG